A genomic region of Podarcis raffonei isolate rPodRaf1 chromosome 13, rPodRaf1.pri, whole genome shotgun sequence contains the following coding sequences:
- the LOC128399568 gene encoding phosphatidylinositol transfer protein beta isoform-like, whose product MVLIKEFRVVLPCSVEEYQVGQLFSVAEASKNNTGGGEGIEVLKNEPYEREGERGQFTHKIYHLQSKVPGFIKMFAPEGSLVVHERAWNAYPYCRTVITNEYMKDDFFIKIETWHKPDLGDQDNVHSLDAETWKDVEVVHIDVADRTQVSDDDYKPDEDPALFKSLKTGRGPLGPDWKRELANNEDCPHMCAYKLVSVKFRWWGLQGRVEKFIQKQERRLFTNFHRQLFCWLDKWVDLTMADIRRMEEETQRELDEIRQKGTVRGMTAGDE is encoded by the exons CCGGGTTGTGCTGCCTTGCTCCGTAGAGGAG TATCAGGTGGGGCAGTTATTCTCTGTTGCAGAAGCCAGCAAGAACAACACTGGCGGCGGCGAAGGGATTGAGGTGCTAAAAAATGAACCTTACGAGCGTGAAGGGGAACGGGGGCAGTTCACCCACAAGATCTACCACCTCCAGAG cAAAGTACCTGGATTCATTAAGATGTTCGCCCCTGAGGGGTCCCTAGTTGTTCATGAGAGAGCCTGGAATGCCTATCCCTATTGTCGAACGG TTATTACG AATGAATATATGAAGGATGATTTCTTCATCAAAATTGAAACCTGGCACAAACCAGATTTAGGTGACCAAGACAAT GTCCACAGCCTCGATGCggaaacttggaaagatgttGAGGTGGTCCATATAGATGTCGCTGATCGGACGCAAGTATCAGATGAC GACTACAAGCCAGATGAAGACCCGGCTCTTTTCAAATCACTGAAGACGGGCAGAGGGCCTCTTGGTCCTGACTGGAAG CGGGAACTAGCCAACAATGAAGATTGCCCCCACATGTGTGCCTACAAACTTGTGAGTGTGAAGTTCCGCTGGTGGGGTCTTCAGGGCCGAGTGGAAAAATTTATCCAAAAG CAAGAAAGACGCCTCTTTACCAACTTCCATAGGCAGCTATTTTGCTGGTTGGACAAGTGGGTGGATTTAACCATGGCTGACATTCGACGGATGGAGGAAGAGACACAGAGAGAGCTTGATGAG ATACGCCAGAAGGGCACTGTGAGAGGAATGACTGCAGGGGACGAATGA